One Parcubacteria group bacterium genomic window carries:
- a CDS encoding peptidoglycan-binding protein gives MKKSLIISLVAFFILIIGLFFTNPTFAQTAQKDVQALIQQLQEQIKALQERVKNLQAEVLSTKTELEAVKTELRFTKALSRGATGDEVKQLQEFLKQFPDVYPQGLVSGYFGPLTEAAVRKFQEKQGIESVGVVGPKTLSKLNELVTEGAGASGVVPPGLLTAPGIQKKIETATTTPITPIITVPFAPTPVQPVTTAPTGVCLIKDNYMDIPRFDIADFGNGFAKYAVSGVNTVTGLKTACTKTIYDYLLQNYCKTNSNPVQRLVMTYNYQGIGESQNLSCGALGCDFISCSSVASLAPIAFPTTATTTTQTATVTTTPTTTTTATTTTATAGTTTLVISNIQVSNITEKSATITWTTSKSVTSIDIYFGMTTSYGSSYPKSASGTSHTYNLGKEYNIYTELLPATTYYFQVISTDSGGNIAKSSGQSFITLGTVSSGTGNSGLAATRLFPGQYDNTKYNVTVTDPDGIGSFLISCAGICSNYGQSTFVGGDPKNGTPPCPTSVPSGTVTLSPSDFPVQGWIIDCANASTKYTVQASMPPLPVSQSMTLLSPNGGETWTTGQTYTVQWQSTGYSGNVNIYLRSPGGSRDLTIAYNISNSGSYQWTVPASITPASDYTVEIDVYSCLTGGATSCSFTMGVNQDVSNAQFTVAAPITSATPVDLKINNSDNPAAVPYNSIITASWTSSATSYCLAYGMNIPVVGGGLWGSSPYWKFEPSGSLQLYASWSGVSFHSPIQASMECYSNSGATNIGSDTVSIPTTATSTSSLDSRAKNLAAILQLIGSLGETLEKLSQLLK, from the coding sequence ATGAAAAAATCACTCATTATCTCATTGGTGGCATTTTTTATTTTAATAATTGGATTATTTTTTACAAATCCAACTTTTGCGCAAACCGCTCAAAAAGATGTCCAGGCCCTAATCCAACAGCTTCAGGAACAAATCAAGGCTCTGCAAGAGCGGGTAAAAAATCTTCAGGCCGAAGTTTTATCAACCAAAACCGAGCTTGAAGCGGTTAAAACCGAGCTTAGATTTACAAAAGCACTAAGCCGCGGAGCGACTGGAGACGAAGTAAAACAGTTGCAAGAATTTTTAAAACAATTTCCAGATGTTTATCCCCAAGGTTTAGTCTCGGGTTATTTCGGGCCGTTAACCGAAGCCGCGGTCAGAAAGTTTCAGGAAAAACAGGGTATAGAATCCGTTGGCGTAGTCGGTCCCAAAACTTTATCTAAATTGAACGAGCTTGTTACCGAAGGAGCCGGGGCTTCCGGCGTTGTTCCGCCGGGACTTCTAACCGCTCCAGGAATTCAGAAGAAGATTGAAACCGCAACTACAACACCGATAACACCGATTATTACTGTGCCTTTTGCGCCTACTCCAGTTCAACCTGTAACCACGGCTCCAACAGGAGTATGTCTGATAAAAGATAATTATATGGATATTCCTCGTTTTGATATCGCTGACTTTGGCAATGGATTTGCCAAGTACGCTGTCAGCGGCGTTAATACAGTTACCGGACTTAAAACTGCTTGCACTAAAACAATCTATGATTATCTTCTTCAAAATTACTGTAAAACAAACTCTAATCCCGTGCAGCGATTGGTTATGACCTACAATTACCAAGGCATAGGAGAATCCCAAAACCTTAGTTGCGGCGCCCTAGGATGCGACTTTATCAGTTGTTCATCTGTTGCTTCTTTGGCTCCGATTGCATTTCCAACGACGGCGACAACAACTACTCAAACTGCTACCGTAACTACCACTCCAACGACTACTACGACGGCAACAACGACAACTGCGACAGCCGGTACTACTACGCTAGTTATATCAAACATTCAGGTTTCCAATATTACGGAAAAATCGGCTACTATTACTTGGACTACAAGTAAATCTGTTACTTCGATAGATATTTATTTTGGTATGACGACTTCTTATGGCAGCTCTTATCCAAAAAGCGCGTCCGGAACTTCGCACACTTACAATTTGGGGAAAGAATATAACATATACACGGAATTACTCCCGGCAACTACTTATTATTTCCAGGTTATCTCAACGGATAGCGGCGGGAATATTGCAAAAAGCAGCGGACAATCTTTCATTACACTAGGAACGGTTTCCAGTGGTACTGGTAATAGCGGTTTAGCCGCCACAAGATTATTTCCCGGCCAGTACGATAATACTAAATATAATGTAACGGTGACCGATCCGGATGGCATTGGCTCGTTTTTAATAAGTTGCGCTGGAATTTGCAGTAATTACGGTCAGAGCACCTTTGTTGGCGGCGATCCGAAGAACGGTACCCCGCCATGTCCTACATCAGTACCAAGCGGTACAGTCACGCTTAGTCCTTCAGATTTCCCAGTACAAGGATGGATAATTGACTGCGCGAATGCAAGTACTAAATATACTGTTCAGGCCTCAATGCCGCCTCTTCCGGTTTCCCAATCTATGACTCTTCTCTCACCGAATGGCGGGGAAACATGGACAACCGGCCAAACTTATACTGTTCAATGGCAATCAACCGGATATAGCGGCAATGTGAACATTTATCTGCGCAGTCCGGGCGGGTCCAGAGATTTAACCATCGCTTACAATATTTCTAACTCGGGAAGTTATCAATGGACGGTTCCCGCATCTATAACGCCGGCAAGCGATTATACCGTTGAAATTGATGTTTATTCCTGCCTTACCGGCGGCGCGACATCATGCAGTTTTACGATGGGCGTCAATCAAGACGTGTCCAATGCGCAATTTACCGTTGCGGCGCCAATAACTTCAGCCACGCCTGTCGATTTAAAAATCAATAATTCTGATAATCCCGCGGCAGTACCTTACAATTCGATTATTACGGCTTCCTGGACTTCTTCGGCAACAAGTTATTGTCTAGCGTATGGAATGAATATTCCGGTGGTTGGCGGCGGCTTATGGGGAAGCAGCCCCTATTGGAAATTTGAGCCGTCGGGAAGTTTACAGTTGTATGCGTCATGGTCAGGGGTTAGTTTTCACAGCCCCATTCAAGCCAGCATGGAGTGTTACAGCAATTCAGGTGCAACAAATATTGGATCAGATACCGTGTCTATCCCCACTACTGCAACTTCAACCTCTTCTTTAGATTCTCGTGCAAAAAATCTCGCTGCCATCTTGCAGCTTATCGGTTCTTTGGGTGAGACGTTGGAAAAACTCTCGCAACTTCTGAAATAA
- a CDS encoding GIY-YIG nuclease family protein — protein sequence MFYVYILKSKKDDSIYIGFAPDLRKRFIKHNQGLVQSTKNIRPLELIYYEAYKSKKDALMREERLKQFKKGYASLKGRIRNSLML from the coding sequence ATGTTTTATGTTTACATCTTGAAATCTAAAAAGGATGATAGTATCTATATTGGATTTGCCCCTGATTTAAGAAAGAGATTTATAAAACATAATCAGGGCTTGGTCCAATCTACTAAAAACATAAGACCGCTTGAACTTATTTATTATGAAGCATACAAATCTAAAAAAGACGCCCTAATGAGAGAAGAAAGGTTAAAACAATTTAAAAAGGGATACGCTTCGCTTAAAGGTCGGATTAGAAACTCTTTAATGCTTTAA
- a CDS encoding peptidoglycan-binding protein: MSKKYFVILGLFLVAGFLFLNTASVNAETWTWDGGGDKQTWTDSKNWGLSVDAGANQYPGATSTPDVVIIANTPGLMVYATTTLNYGVNTLRLGAANIGWTLVVGNANFGASSTVSVIGTSTLKLATSTYGAGTLNLGQTGAGAPLELPATATFTAATGTVAYIGGGTADIIVATTTFYNLKLTPTSTAAIRTYKFGVYAATAAPQAATTTVSNVFTASAASKADFLGITDLLLSGSGTVFSKANGDFIQSSKVVYSSASATNVATGTYANLSITGAATKTLLGNTTATSTVTVASGATLDLSTFTFTATGATWTNSGNVSYSGTTGVVLAGVGVLSDSAGGSAVTTFGNFDSYPVIHVQITDTALNFEAATAETITVTVTGTSGITDSETVTLTETTVSSGIFRGSLTVSLSGSDVADKLDYQGNGTVTYTWTDSQDSNDTETASATFTGTSPGGGGGGGASYAVTPAVPATPATPAEPTVTPAVPATPATPAVPTLDSVQSKVVSVVARIAALPAKPSADDLTSIQAEIAMILVELQAIQAANPVPQGVALGFNFVRPLALGLRHADVTNLQEALKTDASVYPEGLVTGYFGPATLRAVQKFQEKYGIATSGDSGYGNVGPKTRTKLNELFK, translated from the coding sequence ATGTCTAAAAAATATTTTGTCATTCTCGGGCTTTTTTTAGTCGCGGGATTTTTGTTTTTAAATACAGCTTCAGTTAATGCCGAAACCTGGACCTGGGATGGCGGAGGCGACAAGCAAACTTGGACCGATTCAAAAAATTGGGGACTAAGCGTCGACGCTGGCGCCAATCAATATCCGGGCGCTACTTCAACTCCCGATGTGGTAATTATTGCGAATACTCCGGGCCTTATGGTTTATGCTACTACGACTTTAAATTATGGCGTCAACACTTTGAGACTTGGCGCAGCCAATATTGGTTGGACTCTTGTGGTTGGGAATGCCAATTTTGGCGCTTCAAGCACGGTGTCGGTTATTGGAACCAGCACACTGAAACTTGCAACTAGCACTTATGGCGCCGGTACTCTTAACTTAGGGCAGACGGGTGCTGGCGCTCCTTTGGAGTTGCCAGCTACTGCTACATTTACCGCGGCAACGGGCACCGTAGCTTACATTGGCGGTGGTACGGCTGATATCATAGTTGCCACCACGACTTTTTATAATCTGAAACTTACTCCTACTTCCACAGCCGCAATCCGCACTTATAAATTTGGCGTTTATGCCGCCACAGCGGCCCCGCAGGCGGCTACCACAACCGTATCCAATGTTTTTACTGCCAGCGCCGCGTCTAAAGCGGATTTTCTTGGAATAACCGACCTTTTGTTATCTGGTTCGGGCACGGTCTTTTCAAAAGCCAACGGCGATTTTATACAGAGTTCTAAAGTCGTTTATTCGTCCGCATCAGCCACCAATGTTGCTACCGGCACTTATGCAAACCTTAGTATTACCGGTGCGGCGACTAAAACTCTACTTGGCAATACCACTGCTACCAGCACCGTAACCGTCGCCTCCGGCGCCACACTTGATTTAAGCACATTTACTTTTACCGCGACCGGCGCCACTTGGACTAACAGCGGCAACGTCTCTTATTCTGGGACTACAGGAGTTGTTCTTGCCGGCGTCGGCGTTCTTTCCGACTCTGCCGGCGGCTCGGCGGTAACCACTTTTGGTAATTTTGACAGCTATCCGGTTATCCACGTTCAGATTACCGATACCGCCCTGAACTTTGAAGCCGCTACTGCTGAAACCATAACAGTCACGGTTACCGGCACAAGCGGCATTACCGATTCGGAAACCGTTACCCTTACCGAAACAACTGTTTCTTCCGGAATTTTCCGCGGTAGTTTGACAGTAAGTCTTTCCGGCTCTGATGTAGCCGACAAGCTTGATTATCAAGGTAATGGCACCGTGACCTACACTTGGACCGACTCGCAGGACTCTAATGACACTGAAACTGCTTCTGCCACATTTACCGGCACAAGTCCTGGCGGTGGCGGAGGCGGCGGGGCTTCTTATGCCGTAACTCCGGCAGTTCCGGCAACACCAGCTACTCCGGCCGAACCGACCGTAACTCCGGCTGTTCCCGCGACTCCGGCCACGCCTGCAGTTCCAACTCTTGACTCCGTTCAATCAAAAGTGGTTTCGGTTGTCGCCAGAATTGCCGCCCTTCCCGCTAAACCATCGGCGGATGACTTAACTTCAATCCAAGCCGAAATTGCCATGATTCTTGTTGAACTTCAAGCAATTCAGGCGGCAAACCCGGTTCCCCAAGGTGTTGCTCTCGGGTTCAATTTTGTAAGGCCATTGGCTTTAGGATTGCGACACGCGGATGTTACCAATCTTCAAGAAGCTCTTAAGACTGATGCATCGGTGTATCCCGAGGGACTTGTTACCGGATATTTCGGTCCTGCTACTTTGAGAGCCGTTCAGAAATTCCAGGAAAAGTATGGTATTGCCACTTCCGGCGATTCTGGTTATGGCAATGTCGGACCGAAAACTCGAACTAAGCTTAATGAATTATTCAAGTGA
- a CDS encoding UDP-glucose/GDP-mannose dehydrogenase family protein, whose amino-acid sequence MAKDLKIGIIGVGILGSAVKSYFEDGGYEVFCYDKFNGIGSIEEVNKADIIFICVPTPRKADNSCDISIVNEVIGYITGRSKIVVIKSTVPPFTSNNLQAKYFQHRLLFNPEFLTEKRAHDDFRSPKIQLVGYTEQSKPFASFVLGILPAAGFSKIMPAAAAEMFKYVRNCQLATKNAFFNQIYDLCQRTGIDYSLIKEVAENDPWIGREHLDPVMDSYRGFNGKCLPKDTEAFLKWAEGNGIDLSVLRQAVEFNSMLLASQKIKKDS is encoded by the coding sequence ATGGCCAAAGACCTGAAGATAGGAATTATCGGGGTGGGAATTTTAGGTAGCGCGGTCAAATCGTATTTTGAAGACGGGGGCTACGAAGTTTTTTGCTATGACAAATTCAATGGCATTGGTTCCATTGAGGAAGTGAATAAAGCTGATATTATTTTTATCTGTGTTCCTACGCCTCGCAAAGCCGATAATTCCTGTGACATTTCCATTGTTAATGAAGTTATTGGTTATATAACAGGTAGAAGTAAGATTGTGGTTATTAAATCAACTGTACCGCCATTTACATCCAATAACCTACAAGCTAAGTATTTTCAGCATCGGCTGTTGTTTAATCCCGAGTTTCTAACCGAAAAACGGGCTCACGATGATTTTCGGTCGCCGAAAATTCAGCTTGTCGGCTACACAGAACAAAGTAAACCATTTGCGTCCTTTGTTTTGGGAATCCTTCCTGCTGCCGGTTTTAGCAAAATAATGCCGGCGGCAGCCGCTGAAATGTTTAAATATGTAAGAAACTGCCAGTTAGCGACAAAAAATGCTTTCTTTAACCAAATTTACGATCTCTGTCAGAGAACCGGCATTGATTACAGCCTTATAAAAGAAGTTGCTGAAAATGACCCTTGGATAGGGCGCGAACACCTTGACCCTGTTATGGACAGCTATCGCGGATTTAACGGCAAGTGTTTGCCTAAAGACACAGAAGCATTTCTTAAATGGGCGGAAGGCAATGGCATTGACTTGAGTGTTTTAAGGCAGGCGGTAGAATTCAACTCTATGCTTCTGGCCTCCCAAAAAATAAAGAAAGACAGCTAA
- a CDS encoding DsbA family protein — protein sequence MDEQTNRFLIPGAIVLAAIVIAIAVIYSINGPSAGNKKGNSEIAALGTLPEVSLTDFILGDKNAPVTMIEYGDFQCPFCGRFFKETESTLREKYIKTGKIKFIYRDFAFLGPESTWAANAARCAGEQGKFWEYHDYLYSNQRGENQGAFSKDNLKGFAKVVGLDSAKFNSCLDSDKYNDAVSKETKAGGEAGVTGTPASFINGVLYAGALPTANFTQIIDAELTKLGK from the coding sequence ATGGATGAACAAACAAATAGATTTTTAATACCGGGCGCCATTGTTTTAGCTGCTATTGTTATTGCCATTGCCGTTATTTATTCGATAAATGGGCCGTCTGCCGGAAATAAAAAAGGCAATTCTGAAATCGCGGCTCTGGGAACTTTGCCGGAAGTTTCTTTAACCGATTTTATTTTGGGAGACAAAAATGCTCCAGTTACTATGATTGAGTATGGCGATTTTCAGTGCCCATTTTGCGGTAGGTTTTTTAAAGAAACAGAGTCAACTTTAAGGGAAAAATACATAAAAACCGGCAAAATAAAATTTATTTATCGGGATTTTGCTTTTTTAGGGCCGGAATCTACTTGGGCGGCTAACGCGGCGCGGTGTGCCGGCGAGCAGGGAAAATTCTGGGAGTATCATGATTATCTTTACAGCAATCAAAGAGGCGAAAACCAGGGCGCGTTCAGTAAAGATAATTTAAAAGGTTTTGCCAAGGTTGTAGGATTAGACAGCGCAAAATTCAATTCTTGTCTTGACTCGGATAAATATAACGATGCTGTTAGCAAAGAAACGAAAGCCGGAGGCGAAGCTGGAGTCACCGGCACGCCGGCTAGTTTTATAAACGGAGTGCTTTATGCCGGCGCTCTTCCAACAGCAAATTTCACGCAAATTATTGACGCCGAATTAACTAAGTTAGGTAAGTAG
- a CDS encoding FAD-dependent oxidoreductase, with the protein MYDLIIVGGGPAGAAAAVYAGRKKLKTLLITNDWGGQSVVSSGIENWIGIKSISGFDLAKSFEDHVRAQEGVEIVSPDKVSGVSPSELNYTVKTEKGNEYQTRTLIVTSGGRRRRLGIPGEDKFDGRGVAYCSTCDAPIFKDKDVAVVGGGNAGLEAVIDLFPYAAKIYIINRGPNLSGDPLTQEEVKKSPKVTIISNAETQEILGDQFVSGIKYLDKQDNQVKELALQGVFVEIGSVPNSEFMKGLVEMNNGGEIIVDHKTGATNRPGIFAAGDVTDEIYKQNNISAGDGVAAALSAYNYLFKIKKQSPAKENL; encoded by the coding sequence ATGTATGATTTAATTATCGTCGGCGGCGGTCCGGCCGGAGCGGCGGCCGCCGTTTACGCCGGCCGAAAAAAGTTAAAAACTTTACTAATTACAAATGACTGGGGTGGACAATCGGTCGTTTCTTCAGGCATTGAAAACTGGATCGGGATTAAAAGTATAAGCGGCTTTGACTTGGCTAAATCTTTTGAAGACCACGTTCGGGCTCAAGAGGGAGTTGAAATTGTTTCTCCCGATAAAGTTTCGGGAGTTTCTCCGAGCGAATTAAATTATACGGTGAAAACCGAAAAAGGAAACGAGTATCAAACCAGAACTTTAATCGTTACTTCCGGCGGCCGGCGGCGGCGATTGGGTATTCCGGGCGAAGATAAATTTGACGGGCGGGGAGTGGCCTATTGCTCCACTTGTGATGCCCCGATTTTTAAAGACAAGGATGTAGCCGTGGTCGGCGGCGGCAACGCCGGTCTAGAAGCGGTAATTGATCTTTTTCCTTACGCGGCGAAAATTTATATAATTAATAGAGGCCCAAATCTCTCCGGTGATCCCTTAACCCAGGAAGAAGTTAAAAAATCGCCCAAAGTTACCATTATAAGCAATGCCGAAACGCAAGAAATTTTGGGGGACCAATTTGTTTCCGGTATAAAATATTTGGATAAACAGGATAATCAAGTAAAAGAACTTGCTCTCCAAGGCGTTTTTGTTGAAATTGGTTCGGTGCCCAATTCGGAATTTATGAAGGGATTGGTGGAAATGAACAATGGCGGCGAAATAATAGTTGACCACAAAACTGGCGCGACGAACAGGCCAGGAATTTTTGCCGCCGGAGATGTTACCGACGAAATTTACAAACAGAACAATATTTCGGCGGGAGATGGCGTTGCCGCTGCCTTGTCAGCTTACAATTATTTATTTAAAATTAAAAAACAAAGTCCCGCCAAAGAAAATCTTTAG
- the gap gene encoding type I glyceraldehyde-3-phosphate dehydrogenase — MNKKTRIAINGFGRIGRIFFRYAFGNPELEFVAINDLGAPENMAYLLKYDTVYGQYEKSVEAKNGNLVVDGKEIKILQEKEPGKLPWKDLGIDIVVESTGVFESRDLAAPHLDAGAKRVIITAPAKDEITPTSTPNVGEEFLKLDKITSNASCTTNAATPVMAVMSANPGVKKAVLNTVHAYTASQGLVDGPDKKDDFRRARAAGQNIVPSTTGAALAATRALPSLAGKFDGISLRVPVVCGSIADFTFISARPTSVEEINDIFRKAAGEKQWQGILTVTEEPLVSSDIIRNPHGSVVDLMMTRVTDGDLVKVLAWYDNEWGYSATLLKHVLAVSSLL, encoded by the coding sequence ATGAATAAAAAAACACGCATTGCAATTAACGGTTTTGGCAGAATTGGACGAATTTTTTTCCGTTATGCTTTTGGCAATCCGGAACTGGAATTTGTGGCGATTAACGACCTCGGCGCGCCAGAAAACATGGCCTATCTATTAAAATATGACACGGTTTACGGGCAGTATGAAAAATCAGTTGAAGCAAAAAACGGAAATCTGGTAGTTGACGGCAAAGAAATTAAAATTCTTCAGGAAAAAGAGCCGGGTAAACTGCCCTGGAAAGATTTGGGAATTGATATTGTTGTTGAATCAACCGGCGTTTTTGAATCAAGAGATCTCGCGGCGCCTCATTTGGATGCCGGCGCCAAGAGGGTGATAATTACCGCGCCGGCAAAAGATGAAATTACTCCAACCTCAACGCCAAATGTCGGCGAGGAATTTTTAAAACTGGACAAAATCACTTCTAACGCGTCCTGCACCACCAATGCGGCAACTCCGGTAATGGCGGTGATGTCGGCTAATCCCGGCGTTAAAAAAGCCGTTTTAAATACAGTTCATGCCTACACTGCTTCCCAAGGTTTGGTTGACGGTCCTGATAAAAAAGACGATTTCAGAAGAGCCCGAGCCGCGGGGCAGAATATAGTTCCTTCAACCACCGGCGCAGCTCTTGCTGCAACCCGCGCCTTGCCATCGCTTGCCGGAAAGTTTGACGGCATATCTTTAAGGGTGCCGGTTGTTTGCGGTTCTATAGCAGATTTTACTTTTATCTCGGCTCGTCCGACATCGGTTGAAGAAATAAATGATATTTTCAGAAAAGCGGCGGGTGAAAAACAATGGCAGGGGATTTTGACGGTTACAGAAGAGCCGCTGGTTTCAAGTGATATTATCCGCAACCCCCACGGCTCCGTCGTTGATTTAATGATGACGCGGGTTACTGATGGCGACCTCGTAAAAGTTCTGGCCTGGTATGATAATGAGTGGGGCTACTCAGCGACTTTATTAAAACATGTTCTAGCCGTTAGCAGCCTCTTATGA
- a CDS encoding RpiB/LacA/LacB family sugar-phosphate isomerase has product MMIYIGADHRGYDLKETLKTYLKELNFNFEDLGALELVPDDDYPDYAVLVAKKVAEDPENNRGILICGSGVGVDIVANKIKKVRSALLFNVEQARMSRNDDNANVLSFSSDFTDENSAKEILKIWLETPFSRLERHARRVEKIKGIE; this is encoded by the coding sequence ATTATGATTTACATCGGCGCTGACCATAGGGGATACGACTTAAAAGAAACCCTAAAAACTTACTTAAAAGAGCTGAATTTTAATTTTGAGGACTTGGGCGCCCTGGAGTTAGTCCCCGATGACGACTATCCGGATTACGCGGTTTTAGTCGCCAAAAAAGTGGCCGAAGACCCGGAAAATAATCGCGGTATTTTGATTTGCGGCTCCGGCGTTGGAGTTGATATTGTCGCTAATAAAATAAAAAAAGTGCGCTCGGCACTTTTATTTAACGTTGAACAGGCGCGAATGAGCCGCAACGACGATAATGCCAATGTTTTGTCGTTTTCCTCGGATTTTACCGATGAAAATTCCGCAAAAGAAATTCTGAAAATATGGCTGGAAACCCCTTTTTCGCGCTTGGAGCGCCACGCAAGAAGAGTCGAAAAAATAAAGGGAATTGAATAG
- a CDS encoding RNA-binding protein, whose protein sequence is MAKKLYVGNLSYDMTEDSLRDTFSQAGTVDSAIIIKDKMSGRSKGFGFVEMSTDEEAQKAIEMLNGKELDGRALTVNEARPMEERPRREARY, encoded by the coding sequence ATGGCTAAAAAGTTATATGTTGGCAATTTGTCATATGATATGACAGAAGATTCCTTGAGAGATACTTTTTCTCAAGCCGGAACCGTGGACTCGGCTATTATCATAAAAGATAAAATGTCCGGAAGATCCAAAGGCTTTGGCTTTGTAGAAATGTCTACCGACGAAGAAGCTCAAAAGGCAATTGAAATGTTGAATGGCAAAGAGCTAGATGGCCGAGCGCTCACAGTTAATGAAGCGCGGCCGATGGAAGAAAGACCCAGACGAGAAGCAAGATACTAA
- a CDS encoding C39 family peptidase, with protein MDDKSSVYLIVFLGLITAGYFFIAKITEDKTEKTPIGYEFDQSETDQSGADFTVGGKPPVIEPRILSPYERSPEGGEAPKTPEKKIADWVLEVPYVNEAPHGIFTGPWKNACEEASISMVEGYYLGKKTVGLKEAEEFMMMLFEKQDLLHGSNSNSDAARTAEMINKFSSYGALIKENPTIEEIKSEINQGRPVLTPNYGFGLKNLNIPFLLSGSSYHMVVVIGYNDETREFITNDSGDGKTGASYRYGYDLFMNTVRDYDYSTNTVTGPSRAIFTFRKAAL; from the coding sequence ATGGATGATAAATCATCGGTTTATTTGATTGTTTTTCTTGGCTTAATAACGGCCGGCTATTTTTTTATTGCCAAAATAACAGAGGATAAAACAGAAAAAACTCCAATCGGCTATGAGTTTGACCAGTCTGAAACCGATCAGTCGGGAGCCGATTTTACCGTTGGCGGGAAACCCCCCGTTATTGAACCGAGAATTTTATCTCCCTACGAGAGATCTCCCGAAGGGGGAGAAGCGCCTAAAACACCGGAGAAAAAAATCGCCGACTGGGTTCTTGAAGTTCCTTATGTCAACGAGGCGCCTCACGGTATTTTTACCGGTCCGTGGAAAAATGCTTGCGAGGAAGCAAGCATATCAATGGTTGAAGGATACTATTTGGGAAAAAAGACGGTGGGATTAAAAGAGGCGGAAGAATTTATGATGATGCTTTTTGAAAAACAAGATCTTTTACACGGTTCAAACAGTAATTCAGACGCGGCGAGAACAGCTGAAATGATAAATAAGTTTTCTTCTTACGGCGCGTTAATTAAGGAAAATCCGACTATTGAAGAAATAAAATCGGAAATTAATCAAGGCCGGCCGGTGCTTACTCCAAATTACGGATTCGGTCTTAAAAACCTGAACATTCCTTTTTTACTGTCCGGCTCATCTTATCATATGGTTGTCGTTATCGGTTATAACGATGAGACAAGAGAATTTATCACAAATGATTCCGGCGACGGTAAAACTGGCGCCAGCTATCGCTACGGTTATGATTTATTTATGAATACGGTCAGAGATTACGATTATTCTACTAATACAGTCACAGGTCCTTCTCGGGCGATTTTTACTTTCCGTAAAGCGGCCTTATAA
- a CDS encoding peptidoglycan bridge formation glycyltransferase FemA/FemB family protein, translated as MIGFLEIKNDAEYNLLSTSENAPFAQAWFFGKWQEITGRRVRRFEIKEGEETIGFFQVIKYELPFSKNLLYIPHGPVLKNTDLNNEFLEEFRKKLVEIGKEENAVFVRFDFFSPRPNLPAGGEGRSELSKYFKKVPSYGYQSSYFQPKYEWIINLTKSEDELLSAMHPKTRYNIGLAERRDVKIEIIGGNFERHFNDFYRLLEQTAKRDSFGLHPKIYYRNIFETLNSGNAFLAVARYDNNILLINLVLLYGNTAYFVFGGSSDEHKNLMAPHLAHWESIKEAKIRGMKFYNLGGVQANTGGYENYEGISVFKKRFGGELLEHSDSYDIVLKSVWYYLYNLRKRYW; from the coding sequence ATGATTGGGTTTTTAGAAATTAAAAATGATGCGGAATACAATCTGCTTTCAACTTCGGAAAACGCACCGTTTGCTCAAGCGTGGTTTTTTGGCAAGTGGCAGGAAATAACGGGAAGAAGGGTTCGGAGATTTGAAATAAAAGAAGGTGAGGAAACTATCGGATTTTTTCAAGTTATAAAATATGAATTACCATTTTCAAAAAACCTTTTATATATTCCTCATGGTCCCGTTTTGAAAAATACGGATTTGAATAATGAATTTTTAGAAGAATTTAGGAAAAAATTGGTTGAAATCGGAAAAGAAGAAAACGCTGTTTTTGTGAGATTTGATTTTTTTTCGCCTCGCCCGAATCTGCCGGCTGGTGGAGAAGGCAGGTCCGAATTATCAAAATATTTTAAAAAAGTTCCTTCCTACGGATATCAATCTTCATATTTTCAGCCGAAATACGAATGGATAATCAATCTCACCAAATCAGAAGACGAATTATTAAGCGCAATGCATCCAAAAACCCGATATAACATTGGCCTTGCGGAAAGAAGGGATGTAAAAATTGAGATTATCGGAGGAAATTTTGAGCGGCATTTTAATGATTTTTATAGACTTCTTGAACAGACTGCCAAACGCGACAGTTTCGGATTGCATCCGAAAATTTACTATCGAAATATTTTTGAAACTCTCAATTCAGGAAATGCTTTTTTGGCGGTTGCAAGATATGATAACAACATTCTGCTTATTAATTTAGTTTTGCTTTACGGAAATACTGCTTATTTTGTTTTTGGCGGATCAAGCGACGAACATAAAAATTTGATGGCGCCTCATTTGGCTCACTGGGAATCAATAAAAGAAGCGAAAATACGTGGGATGAAGTTTTATAATTTAGGCGGAGTGCAGGCAAATACCGGAGGTTACGAAAACTATGAAGGTATCTCAGTTTTTAAAAAAAGATTCGGAGGAGAACTTTTGGAACATTCCGATTCCTATGATATCGTCTTAAAATCTGTTTGGTATTATTTATATAATTTAAGAAAGAGATATTGGTAA